A region of Natribaculum luteum DNA encodes the following proteins:
- the mce gene encoding methylmalonyl-CoA epimerase, with protein sequence MHFDHAGVATDDAATLAERFADLFELEIAHEEEFDGMRVVFLDTGNGYVELLEPLEDGTIARYLENNGPGIHHLALATDDIEGALERARELGVELVDEEPRPGAWGHTVAFLHPKSTGGILVEFVEH encoded by the coding sequence ATGCACTTCGATCACGCAGGCGTCGCGACCGACGACGCGGCGACACTCGCCGAACGGTTCGCCGACCTCTTCGAACTCGAGATCGCCCACGAGGAGGAGTTCGATGGGATGCGCGTCGTCTTCCTCGACACCGGCAACGGCTACGTCGAACTGCTCGAGCCCCTCGAGGACGGCACCATCGCCCGGTACCTCGAGAACAACGGCCCCGGCATCCACCACCTCGCGCTGGCGACCGACGACATCGAGGGTGCACTCGAGCGGGCACGGGAGCTGGGCGTCGAGCTGGTCGACGAGGAGCCCCGTCCCGGCGCGTGGGGCCACACCGTCGCGTTCTTGCACCCGAAGTCGACGGGCGGCATCCTGGTGGAGTTCGTCGAGCACTGA
- a CDS encoding acyl-CoA mutase large subunit family protein, which produces MFDSDELEEIREGKEEWEREQVEPVVERFGERKETFTTDTGGQEVDRLYTPADVEDVEYQEDLGFPGEEPYTRGVYSTGYRGRLWTMRQYAGFSTPEDTNERYHYLLDQGQTGLSMAFDLPTQMGYDSDADMSAGEVGRAGVAIDSLEDMETVFDGIPLDEVSTSMTINAPASVLLAMYIAVGDRQGVDREELRGTIQNDLLKEYIARNTYIYPPEPSMRIITDIFEFCAEETPKFNTISISGYHIREAGSTAAQELAFTLGNGIEYVEAAIDAGLDVDDFAPQLSFFFNGHNNIFEEVAKFRAARRMWHDIMDERFDADDPKSKQLKFHTQTAGSTLTAQQIENNVVRVAYQALAAVLGGTQSLHTNGKDEALALPTEESVRTALRTQQILAHESGAADTIDPLAGSYYVESLTDEVEQEAYDLLEQVDEKGGMLEAVEQQWVQRQIQDTAFDRQREIEERERIIVGVNEFEVDEEPEMDIEEVTEEDEQRQIDRLESVRADRDSEEAEAKLEALREAARGDDNLMPHIVDAVKAYATVGEICNVLREEFGEYQPGSAI; this is translated from the coding sequence ATGTTCGATTCCGACGAGCTCGAGGAAATCCGCGAGGGGAAAGAGGAGTGGGAACGCGAGCAAGTCGAGCCGGTCGTCGAACGCTTCGGCGAGCGCAAGGAGACGTTCACGACGGACACGGGTGGCCAGGAGGTCGATCGGCTCTACACGCCGGCGGACGTGGAAGACGTCGAGTACCAGGAGGACCTCGGGTTCCCCGGCGAGGAGCCGTACACCCGCGGGGTGTACTCGACGGGCTATCGCGGCCGGCTGTGGACGATGCGCCAGTACGCCGGCTTCTCGACGCCCGAAGACACCAACGAGCGCTACCACTACCTGCTCGACCAGGGCCAGACCGGCCTCTCGATGGCCTTCGACCTGCCGACCCAGATGGGCTACGACTCCGACGCCGACATGTCTGCGGGTGAGGTCGGCCGCGCTGGCGTCGCGATCGACTCGCTCGAAGACATGGAGACCGTCTTCGACGGCATCCCGCTCGACGAGGTGTCGACGTCGATGACGATCAACGCGCCCGCGTCCGTCTTACTCGCGATGTACATCGCTGTCGGCGACCGCCAGGGCGTCGACCGCGAGGAACTGCGCGGGACGATCCAGAACGACCTGCTCAAGGAGTACATCGCCCGTAACACCTACATCTACCCGCCGGAGCCGTCGATGCGGATCATCACGGACATCTTCGAGTTCTGCGCCGAGGAGACGCCGAAGTTCAACACGATCTCGATCTCGGGGTATCACATCCGCGAGGCCGGTTCGACCGCAGCCCAGGAACTCGCATTCACGCTCGGTAACGGCATCGAGTACGTCGAGGCTGCCATCGACGCCGGACTCGACGTCGACGACTTCGCTCCGCAACTGTCTTTCTTCTTCAACGGCCACAACAACATCTTCGAGGAGGTCGCGAAGTTCCGCGCCGCCCGTCGGATGTGGCACGACATCATGGACGAACGCTTCGACGCCGACGACCCGAAGTCGAAGCAACTCAAGTTCCACACCCAGACTGCGGGCTCGACGCTGACCGCCCAGCAGATCGAGAACAACGTCGTCCGCGTCGCCTACCAGGCGCTCGCCGCGGTTCTTGGCGGCACCCAGAGCCTGCACACCAACGGGAAAGACGAAGCGCTCGCCTTGCCGACCGAGGAGTCCGTCCGCACCGCCCTGCGTACCCAGCAGATCCTCGCCCACGAGTCCGGCGCGGCCGACACCATCGACCCGCTTGCCGGAAGCTACTACGTCGAGAGCCTCACCGACGAGGTCGAACAGGAGGCCTACGACCTCCTGGAACAGGTCGACGAGAAAGGCGGCATGCTCGAGGCCGTCGAACAGCAGTGGGTCCAGCGACAGATCCAGGACACCGCCTTCGACCGCCAGCGCGAGATCGAAGAGCGAGAGCGGATCATCGTCGGCGTCAACGAGTTCGAGGTCGACGAGGAACCGGAGATGGACATCGAGGAAGTCACCGAGGAGGACGAACAGCGCCAGATCGACCGCCTCGAGTCCGTCCGGGCGGACCGCGACAGCGAAGAAGCCGAGGCGAAACTCGAGGCGCTGCGCGAGGCGGCCCGCGGCGACGACAACCTCATGCCGCACATCGTCGACGCGGTGAAGGCGTACGCGACCGTCGGCGAGATCTGTAACGTCCTGCGCGAGGAGTTCGGCGAGTACCAGCCGGGCAGCGCGATCTGA
- a CDS encoding GNAT family N-acetyltransferase, with protein sequence MYVRDAKNREEVWLLEQIEAMGLDDTAFRSRDYVVAIDEDSGAKAGFGRIRIHKVDDGDDVCELTSIGVLENWRGQGVGAHVIERLLEYAGDERFEHVYALTSETRYLAQFGFRRIDESQLPEPLAERLEEKRERTDPEAVPARIEVGRFRMPEQLREAFKRASEHDDGEDDDETPEDFGIDPETATYKYDTGR encoded by the coding sequence ATGTACGTGCGGGACGCGAAAAACAGAGAGGAGGTCTGGCTTCTCGAGCAGATCGAGGCGATGGGGCTCGACGACACGGCGTTCCGCTCGCGCGACTACGTCGTCGCGATCGACGAAGACTCCGGTGCGAAAGCGGGCTTTGGCCGCATCCGCATCCACAAAGTCGACGACGGCGACGACGTCTGCGAGTTGACGAGCATCGGCGTCCTCGAGAACTGGCGCGGCCAGGGCGTCGGCGCACACGTCATCGAACGCTTGCTCGAGTACGCCGGCGACGAGAGATTCGAGCACGTCTACGCGCTCACGAGCGAGACGCGGTACCTCGCGCAGTTTGGCTTCCGGCGCATCGACGAGTCACAGTTGCCGGAGCCACTCGCCGAACGCCTCGAGGAGAAACGCGAACGGACGGATCCAGAGGCGGTTCCCGCTCGCATCGAGGTGGGGCGGTTCCGGATGCCCGAGCAGCTCCGCGAGGCGTTCAAACGGGCGAGCGAGCACGACGACGGAGAAGACGACGACGAGACGCCCGAGGACTTCGGAATCGACCCGGAGACGGCGACCTACAAGTACGACACTGGCAGGTAG
- a CDS encoding AMP-binding protein translates to MEHELIDEVVHEPSREFVESTNVYAFMEEHGIDDYDELIERTTTDLGDGESGVDWFWDELVDYLDVEFYEEYDAVRDDSEGPKFTDWYPGGEINVAHNVLDRHADLESETRNRVATIWEGEDGEIREVTYHELHRQANRVANALEKRGIETGDTVGLYMPMVPEVVSILYGCFKVGAIAVPIFSGFGVEATATRIEDSECSVLFTGDGFYRRGDPVVLKDAADEAIEEAGHVEHTIVFDRLGASDDDSDVEVPWTDERDEWWDDAVESRDDDYETKSLPSDQESMLLYSSGTTGKPKGIVHTHAGALMQCAKELHFGFDVKPADRFFWVSDIGWMMGPWTLIGNHTFGGTVFMYEGAPDYPQPDRFWEMIDRHAITQFGISPTAIRALRKHGNEWLEGHDLSSLRILGSTGEPWDPESWLWFYENVGGSEAPIVNISGGTEICGCFLMPMPTEPLKPCTLGGPGLGMDIDIVDSSGESIVDTHERGFLVARDSCPSMTKSLWSGDERYLEEYWSSWENLWDHGDWAQKDEDGFWFLHGRADDALNVAGRKVGPAEIEGVLIDHESVNQAAAVGVPDDTTGTAVVAYVILEEGAEESDELREELREQIGEEHGKPFRPREILFVDEFPKTQSGKIIRRAIEAAYTGEDLGDLSSLENPAALEALEEAT, encoded by the coding sequence ATGGAACACGAGCTGATCGACGAGGTGGTCCACGAGCCGTCCCGGGAGTTCGTCGAGTCGACGAACGTCTACGCGTTCATGGAGGAGCACGGCATCGACGACTACGACGAACTGATCGAACGGACCACGACGGACCTCGGCGACGGGGAGAGCGGCGTCGACTGGTTCTGGGACGAACTGGTCGACTACCTCGACGTCGAGTTCTACGAGGAGTACGACGCCGTTCGCGACGATAGCGAGGGCCCGAAGTTCACCGACTGGTACCCCGGCGGTGAGATCAACGTCGCGCACAACGTCCTCGACCGACACGCCGACCTCGAGTCGGAGACGCGCAACAGGGTCGCCACGATCTGGGAGGGCGAAGACGGGGAGATCCGGGAGGTGACCTACCACGAACTCCACCGTCAGGCCAACAGAGTCGCGAACGCACTCGAGAAGCGCGGCATCGAGACGGGCGACACCGTCGGACTCTACATGCCGATGGTGCCCGAGGTCGTCTCGATCCTCTATGGCTGTTTCAAGGTCGGTGCGATCGCGGTGCCGATCTTCTCGGGGTTCGGCGTCGAGGCCACCGCGACCCGGATCGAGGACAGCGAGTGTTCGGTGCTCTTTACCGGCGACGGCTTCTACCGCCGGGGCGACCCCGTCGTCCTCAAGGACGCGGCCGACGAGGCGATCGAGGAGGCAGGTCACGTCGAGCACACGATCGTCTTCGACCGGCTGGGTGCCAGTGACGACGACTCTGACGTCGAGGTGCCCTGGACCGACGAGCGCGACGAGTGGTGGGACGACGCGGTCGAGTCTCGAGACGACGACTACGAGACGAAGTCCCTGCCGTCGGACCAGGAGTCGATGCTGCTGTACTCCTCGGGGACGACGGGCAAGCCGAAGGGAATCGTCCACACGCACGCGGGCGCGCTGATGCAGTGTGCCAAGGAACTGCATTTCGGCTTCGACGTCAAGCCAGCCGACCGTTTTTTCTGGGTGTCGGACATCGGCTGGATGATGGGTCCCTGGACGCTCATCGGGAACCACACCTTCGGCGGCACCGTCTTCATGTACGAGGGCGCGCCCGACTACCCACAGCCCGACCGGTTCTGGGAGATGATCGACCGCCACGCGATTACCCAGTTTGGCATCTCGCCCACCGCCATCCGCGCGCTGCGAAAACACGGAAACGAGTGGCTCGAGGGCCACGACCTCTCGAGTCTGCGGATCCTCGGCTCGACCGGCGAGCCGTGGGACCCCGAGTCCTGGCTGTGGTTCTACGAGAACGTCGGCGGGAGCGAGGCACCGATCGTCAACATCTCCGGCGGGACGGAGATCTGTGGCTGTTTCCTGATGCCGATGCCGACCGAGCCGCTCAAGCCCTGCACGCTCGGCGGCCCCGGACTGGGCATGGACATCGACATCGTCGACTCCTCGGGCGAGTCGATCGTCGACACGCACGAACGTGGCTTCCTCGTCGCGCGTGACTCCTGTCCCTCGATGACCAAGTCGCTGTGGAGCGGCGACGAACGCTACCTCGAGGAGTACTGGTCTTCCTGGGAGAATCTCTGGGACCACGGCGACTGGGCCCAGAAGGACGAGGACGGCTTCTGGTTCCTCCACGGCCGGGCTGACGACGCCCTGAACGTCGCGGGACGGAAGGTCGGCCCCGCCGAGATCGAGGGCGTGCTGATCGACCACGAGTCGGTCAACCAGGCCGCCGCCGTCGGCGTTCCCGACGACACGACGGGGACCGCGGTCGTCGCCTACGTCATCCTGGAGGAGGGCGCGGAGGAATCCGACGAACTCCGCGAGGAACTGCGCGAGCAGATCGGTGAGGAACACGGCAAACCGTTCCGCCCCCGCGAGATCCTCTTCGTCGACGAGTTCCCCAAGACCCAGTCGGGCAAGATCATCCGTCGGGCCATCGAGGCCGCCTACACCGGTGAGGACCTGGGTGATCTCTCGAGTCTCGAGAATCCGGCAGCGTTAGAGGCACTCGAGGAGGCGACGTAG
- a CDS encoding MFS transporter, with the protein MGLEHDVYYGWVVVGACFVGSFVVFGVSYSFGVFLEPLIAEFGLSRGVTSLVFSVQTLVLYVGAALLGGLADRYGVRRLMAVGVALFGVGLLWTSRATSPTALVAAYGVVAALGLGLVYVVSYATIPRWFGRRRGFASGVATSGLGIGMVVIAPVATTLITRHGWREAYLALVGVMVAALALATVVVADSPRSRGVDPTLEFPHADSSSRRATRSWREQLREVIDVATSPAFLLVFAGWILIFGTLYVTFVHLVAHATDLGMSERTGALALAAIGAATTVARLAIGFASDRVGRVRTFVTCSVGMSVATLALPALSSPPGLFAFAVVFGTAYGGNGALLSPLSADLFGTENANAVFGLVSLSFAVSGLVAPPLAGLSYDYLGTYTPAFTVAGVLGLLGAGCVAAAGRLARDE; encoded by the coding sequence ATGGGACTCGAGCACGACGTCTACTACGGCTGGGTCGTCGTCGGTGCCTGTTTCGTCGGCTCGTTCGTCGTCTTCGGCGTCTCCTACTCGTTCGGCGTGTTCCTCGAGCCGCTGATCGCCGAGTTCGGCCTCTCTCGCGGCGTCACGTCGCTCGTGTTCTCGGTGCAGACGCTCGTGCTCTACGTCGGGGCGGCACTGCTCGGCGGACTCGCGGATCGGTACGGGGTACGACGGCTGATGGCGGTCGGCGTCGCTCTCTTCGGCGTCGGGTTGCTGTGGACGAGCCGTGCGACCTCGCCGACGGCGCTCGTCGCCGCCTACGGCGTCGTCGCCGCGCTCGGCCTGGGGCTCGTCTACGTCGTCTCCTACGCGACGATTCCGCGGTGGTTCGGCCGCCGTCGAGGGTTCGCAAGCGGCGTCGCCACCTCCGGACTGGGGATCGGCATGGTCGTGATCGCGCCGGTCGCGACGACCCTGATCACCCGGCACGGCTGGCGCGAGGCCTACCTCGCGCTCGTCGGCGTGATGGTGGCCGCGCTCGCGCTGGCGACCGTCGTCGTCGCGGACAGCCCGCGCAGTCGCGGCGTCGATCCGACGCTCGAGTTTCCTCACGCCGACTCGTCGTCGCGACGGGCCACGAGAAGCTGGCGCGAGCAACTTCGAGAGGTGATAGACGTCGCGACTAGCCCCGCGTTCCTGCTCGTGTTCGCGGGCTGGATCCTGATCTTCGGGACGCTCTACGTGACGTTCGTCCATCTGGTCGCCCACGCGACCGACCTCGGGATGAGCGAACGGACCGGCGCGCTCGCACTCGCCGCGATCGGCGCGGCGACGACCGTGGCACGGCTGGCGATCGGGTTCGCGTCCGACCGCGTCGGGCGTGTGCGGACGTTCGTGACGTGTTCGGTCGGCATGAGCGTGGCGACGCTCGCGTTGCCAGCCCTCTCGAGTCCGCCCGGCCTGTTCGCGTTCGCGGTCGTCTTCGGCACAGCTTACGGCGGAAACGGTGCGTTGCTCTCGCCGCTTTCGGCCGATCTGTTCGGCACGGAGAACGCGAACGCCGTCTTCGGACTCGTCTCGCTGTCGTTCGCCGTCTCGGGACTCGTCGCGCCGCCGCTTGCGGGACTTAGCTACGATTACCTGGGGACGTACACGCCGGCGTTCACCGTCGCAGGCGTCCTGGGACTGCTTGGTGCAGGCTGTGTCGCTGCCGCCGGCCGACTCGCACGGGACGAGTGA
- a CDS encoding short-chain fatty acid transporter, translated as MPSPFLFAIILSYVVFVAGVVLEGAGPGEMVLFWYDGFWAFLAFAMQMTLILMTGFVIAYHPRVNDLLVRLTRIPSDGRQAVVLVGVFSMAIAWIHWGFSLILGAIFAREMGKTARQNGIDVHYPLLCVAGYMGLGLTWHWGLSASAPLVLNTPGNDFVEAGVVDGIVPASATIFSPYALALTVLSIAFAAVMLALLAPGSGRARGIGEFVPDEQLADAGTVGQTGVAADGGAGERTTRMPAETIDNSKLLGFLIAAGGVAVVGYTLATQGLDGWNLDLVNFAFLFAGLLIYLRPAVYRERFGEAAEAAAGIILLFPFFAGIQGMMNASGLSESIAEGLFAISTPETFPIVAWLAGAIVNLFVPSGGGEWIVVGPSVLGAAEELGVPFGQATIAYAVGDAHTNLFNPFWALPLLAITGIKAREMFGYAIAMMLLLTPFLAVALVLVPY; from the coding sequence ATGCCGAGTCCGTTCCTGTTCGCGATCATCCTCTCGTACGTGGTCTTCGTCGCGGGGGTCGTTCTCGAGGGGGCTGGACCTGGCGAGATGGTGCTGTTCTGGTACGACGGCTTCTGGGCGTTCCTCGCGTTCGCAATGCAGATGACCCTCATCCTGATGACGGGATTTGTCATCGCCTACCACCCGCGCGTGAACGACCTCCTCGTGCGACTGACCCGGATACCGAGCGACGGCCGGCAGGCGGTCGTCCTCGTCGGCGTGTTCTCGATGGCGATCGCGTGGATCCACTGGGGCTTTAGCCTCATCCTCGGGGCGATCTTCGCCCGCGAGATGGGCAAGACTGCGCGCCAAAACGGCATCGACGTCCACTATCCGCTGCTGTGTGTCGCCGGCTACATGGGCCTCGGCCTGACCTGGCACTGGGGGCTGTCGGCGTCGGCACCGCTGGTTCTCAACACGCCCGGAAACGACTTCGTCGAGGCGGGAGTCGTCGACGGGATCGTCCCCGCGAGCGCGACGATCTTTAGCCCGTACGCGCTCGCACTGACGGTCCTGTCGATCGCGTTCGCGGCGGTGATGCTCGCCCTTCTCGCCCCCGGTTCCGGGCGTGCCCGCGGGATCGGGGAGTTCGTCCCGGACGAGCAGTTGGCCGACGCCGGCACCGTCGGCCAGACCGGCGTCGCGGCCGACGGCGGTGCCGGCGAGCGGACGACCCGGATGCCCGCCGAGACGATCGACAACAGCAAACTGCTCGGCTTCCTGATCGCTGCCGGCGGCGTGGCCGTCGTCGGCTACACGCTCGCGACGCAGGGTCTCGACGGCTGGAATCTCGACCTGGTGAACTTTGCGTTCCTGTTTGCCGGCCTGTTGATCTACCTCCGACCGGCGGTCTACCGCGAGCGGTTCGGCGAAGCCGCCGAGGCCGCGGCGGGAATCATCCTGCTGTTCCCGTTCTTCGCTGGCATCCAGGGGATGATGAACGCCTCCGGGCTCTCCGAGTCGATCGCCGAGGGGCTGTTCGCGATCTCGACGCCCGAGACGTTCCCGATCGTCGCCTGGCTCGCGGGCGCGATCGTCAACCTGTTCGTCCCCTCCGGCGGCGGCGAGTGGATCGTCGTCGGCCCCTCGGTCCTCGGCGCCGCCGAGGAACTCGGCGTCCCGTTCGGCCAGGCCACGATCGCCTACGCCGTCGGCGACGCACACACCAACCTGTTCAACCCGTTCTGGGCGCTCCCGCTGCTCGCGATCACCGGCATCAAAGCGCGCGAGATGTTCGGCTACGCGATCGCGATGATGCTCCTGCTGACGCCGTTTCTCGCGGTGGCGCTGGTCCTCGTCCCGTACTGA
- a CDS encoding radical SAM protein yields MSVEPTNPTPNYRQLSDDTFDRRIDDLRERYADCDLCAYECHVDRTAGREGTCQVDDTAYVSSYFPHFGEEDCLRGHNGSGTIFLANCNMKCVFCQNFETSHEADGDPATAAEIAEMALELETRGCHNVNFVSPTHHSPHLVEAVKIARDRGLDLPIVWNCGGYERREIIEQLEGIVDVYMPDVKWADDESAATYSKAPNYWSNVTDSLEEMHRQVGDLRIDDTGLATGGLLVRHLVMPNHVADAKRIVEFVAEEISERTFVDLMAQYQPYYRARTEDVYEEINRRITREEYEDVVAAARDAGLERLSLDQSMLSDRSELTDLF; encoded by the coding sequence ATGAGCGTCGAACCCACCAATCCGACGCCGAACTATCGGCAGTTGTCCGACGACACCTTCGACCGGCGGATCGACGACCTCCGGGAGCGGTACGCCGACTGCGACCTCTGTGCCTACGAGTGTCACGTCGATCGGACCGCCGGACGGGAAGGGACGTGCCAGGTCGACGACACTGCCTACGTCTCCTCGTACTTCCCGCACTTCGGCGAGGAAGACTGCCTGCGGGGTCACAACGGGAGCGGTACGATCTTTCTCGCGAACTGCAACATGAAGTGCGTGTTCTGCCAGAACTTCGAGACCAGCCACGAGGCCGACGGCGACCCCGCCACGGCCGCAGAGATCGCCGAGATGGCCCTCGAACTCGAGACACGGGGCTGTCACAACGTCAACTTCGTCTCGCCGACCCATCACTCACCACACCTCGTGGAGGCGGTCAAGATCGCGAGGGATCGTGGCCTCGACCTCCCGATCGTGTGGAACTGCGGCGGCTACGAGCGGCGGGAGATTATCGAGCAACTCGAGGGGATCGTCGACGTCTACATGCCGGACGTGAAGTGGGCCGACGACGAGTCGGCGGCGACGTACTCGAAAGCCCCGAATTACTGGTCGAACGTCACTGACTCGCTCGAGGAGATGCACCGGCAGGTGGGTGACCTTCGGATAGACGACACCGGGCTGGCGACCGGCGGCCTCCTCGTGCGCCACCTCGTGATGCCGAATCACGTCGCAGACGCGAAACGGATCGTCGAGTTCGTCGCCGAGGAGATCTCCGAGCGGACGTTCGTGGATCTCATGGCCCAGTACCAGCCGTATTACAGGGCCAGAACCGAGGACGTCTACGAGGAGATCAACCGCCGGATCACCCGGGAAGAGTACGAGGACGTGGTGGCCGCGGCTCGAGACGCGGGACTCGAACGACTCTCCCTCGACCAGTCGATGCTCTCGGACCGATCGGAGCTCACCGACCTGTTTTGA
- a CDS encoding alpha/beta fold hydrolase produces MFEGFEETRIDVGQAEIHLRQGGDGPPLLLLHGYPQTHVNWHKIAPELAENYTVVTPDLRGYGDSRGPSDPETRQYTNREMAEDMVAVMTSMGFDEYRIVGHDRGARVGYRFALDHPDRVEKLAVLDIIPTLETVERMDYEYAYAMYHWLFLAQPHPIPETLLANEPAFYVDHLIDNWAAYPDHLDPEAIAEYQRCFEDERVIRASCEDYRAGLSVDLEHDLSSRAAGDRIECPVLALWGDASGTVDFDPLEVWEEWATSVRGRGLPCGHFVMEEAPDATLAELEPFLA; encoded by the coding sequence ATGTTTGAGGGCTTCGAGGAGACGCGTATCGACGTCGGTCAGGCAGAAATTCATCTCCGCCAGGGCGGTGACGGCCCCCCGTTGCTGTTGCTTCACGGATACCCGCAGACGCACGTGAACTGGCACAAGATCGCACCGGAGTTGGCCGAGAACTACACGGTCGTGACGCCCGACCTCCGCGGATACGGCGACAGTAGAGGGCCGTCCGATCCCGAGACGAGACAGTACACCAATCGGGAGATGGCCGAGGATATGGTCGCAGTCATGACATCGATGGGATTTGATGAGTATCGTATCGTCGGCCACGACCGCGGCGCTCGCGTCGGCTACCGATTCGCACTCGACCATCCGGATCGGGTGGAGAAGCTGGCGGTGCTCGACATCATCCCGACGCTCGAAACGGTCGAACGAATGGACTACGAATACGCCTACGCGATGTATCACTGGCTGTTCCTGGCCCAGCCACATCCGATCCCGGAGACGTTGCTCGCCAACGAGCCGGCTTTCTACGTCGACCACTTGATAGACAACTGGGCAGCGTATCCCGACCACCTCGATCCAGAGGCGATAGCCGAGTACCAACGCTGTTTCGAGGACGAACGCGTCATCCGGGCGAGTTGCGAAGACTACCGGGCCGGGCTGAGCGTCGACCTCGAACACGATCTGTCCTCGCGCGCGGCTGGCGACCGAATCGAGTGTCCGGTGCTGGCGCTGTGGGGCGACGCCTCGGGGACCGTCGATTTCGATCCGCTGGAAGTCTGGGAAGAGTGGGCGACGTCGGTCCGCGGACGGGGATTGCCATGTGGCCACTTCGTGATGGAGGAAGCGCCCGACGCGACACTCGCGGAACTCGAGCCGTTCCTGGCGTAA
- a CDS encoding carbonic anhydrase — translation MNQVFVELLQDNAEHASQFQSRFDDVQDSQRPDVVTVCCSDSRVLQDRMWENDQPGRIFTCGNIGNRVVQRTDAGDVVSGDVLYPVEHTETDTIVVVGHTGCGAVTATYDDLTGGISEPAGIEHCLELLKPYLEDGVDALPSDVSRTEAINRLVEYNVDRQVEFLEESDDVPQHVDVVGVVYDFQDVYGDRRGEVHVINVGGETDVETLRDEHPAIDSRIDRLWEY, via the coding sequence ATGAACCAGGTTTTCGTCGAGTTACTGCAGGACAACGCAGAACACGCGAGCCAGTTTCAGTCCCGATTCGATGACGTCCAGGACTCTCAGCGACCGGACGTGGTCACCGTCTGTTGCTCCGACTCCCGTGTTCTCCAGGACCGGATGTGGGAAAACGACCAGCCGGGACGGATCTTCACCTGCGGCAACATCGGAAACCGCGTCGTCCAGCGGACCGACGCCGGAGACGTCGTCTCCGGAGACGTCCTTTACCCGGTCGAGCACACGGAAACAGACACGATCGTCGTCGTCGGACACACCGGCTGTGGGGCCGTTACGGCGACCTACGACGACCTGACCGGCGGCATCTCCGAACCCGCCGGCATCGAACACTGCCTCGAGTTGCTGAAGCCATACCTCGAGGACGGCGTCGACGCACTCCCGTCGGACGTGAGTCGAACAGAGGCGATAAACAGGCTCGTCGAGTACAACGTCGACAGACAGGTCGAGTTCCTCGAGGAGAGCGACGACGTCCCACAGCACGTCGACGTCGTCGGCGTCGTGTACGATTTCCAGGACGTGTACGGAGACCGTCGCGGCGAAGTCCACGTGATCAACGTCGGCGGCGAAACCGACGTCGAGACGCTCCGAGACGAACACCCCGCGATCGACTCGAGGATCGACCGACTCTGGGAGTATTGA
- a CDS encoding cupin domain-containing protein: protein MHQAKDTIPAKIDTPAAVARQQTGFGTTREYGELSGEYFTLTAGTDITQLLEGLEDDACQCPHWGYVLEGELTVGYTDGTEETDVAGDLFYWPPGHTVRADEDTEIVLFSPQDEHTTVLEHMQTKMTDDA from the coding sequence ATGCATCAAGCAAAAGATACGATACCAGCGAAAATCGACACCCCGGCTGCCGTCGCTCGTCAACAGACCGGGTTCGGAACCACACGAGAGTACGGTGAACTCAGCGGAGAATATTTTACGCTGACCGCCGGGACGGACATCACACAACTCCTCGAAGGTCTCGAAGACGACGCGTGCCAGTGTCCACACTGGGGATACGTCCTGGAAGGAGAGCTCACCGTCGGCTATACGGACGGCACCGAGGAAACCGACGTGGCCGGCGATCTCTTCTACTGGCCGCCCGGACACACCGTTCGAGCTGACGAGGATACCGAGATCGTCCTCTTTAGCCCACAGGACGAACACACGACCGTCCTCGAGCATATGCAGACCAAAATGACCGACGATGCGTAA